In Halovivax gelatinilyticus, the following are encoded in one genomic region:
- a CDS encoding sugar phosphate nucleotidyltransferase: protein MDAVVLAGGYATRLWPITRHRPKMFLPLGETTVIDRLYAELEAESRIDDVYVSTNERFAPAFESHLADAPYEKPRLSVERTRAEDEKFGVIAALGELIDREGIDADLLVLAGDNVFDFALSAFLERYDRREGPCIAAYDVGDPSRATGYGVVDLEGDRVVDFVEKPDDPPGTNVSIGCYAFPRETLSLIPSYLDEGNDPDEPGWFVTWLQRTEPTYAFSFDGHWFDVGTRESYLDAVAWCVDGESLIADSATLENATVGPNSHVMADVSLVDVAVERAVIFPGASVESGVVRRSIVDEEAALSGVDLEDAMVGAYTQIPGPASRGDDRPA from the coding sequence ATGGACGCCGTCGTCCTCGCCGGAGGCTACGCCACGCGTCTGTGGCCGATCACCCGCCACCGCCCGAAGATGTTCCTCCCGCTCGGCGAGACCACCGTCATCGACCGGCTCTACGCCGAGCTCGAGGCCGAATCGCGTATCGACGACGTCTACGTGAGTACGAACGAACGATTCGCCCCCGCGTTCGAATCGCACCTCGCCGACGCGCCCTACGAGAAGCCGCGGCTGTCGGTCGAGCGCACGCGCGCCGAAGACGAGAAGTTCGGCGTCATCGCCGCCCTCGGCGAGTTGATCGACCGCGAGGGGATCGACGCGGACCTTCTCGTGCTCGCCGGCGACAACGTGTTCGATTTCGCGCTCTCAGCCTTTCTCGAGCGTTACGACCGACGAGAGGGACCCTGCATCGCCGCGTACGACGTCGGCGACCCGTCGCGAGCGACCGGCTACGGCGTCGTCGATCTGGAGGGAGATCGCGTCGTCGATTTCGTCGAAAAGCCCGACGACCCGCCGGGAACGAACGTCTCGATCGGCTGTTACGCGTTTCCCCGCGAGACGCTCTCGTTGATTCCGAGCTACCTCGACGAGGGGAACGATCCGGACGAGCCGGGCTGGTTCGTCACCTGGCTCCAGCGAACCGAGCCGACGTACGCCTTTTCCTTCGACGGCCACTGGTTCGACGTCGGCACGCGCGAGAGTTACCTCGACGCCGTCGCCTGGTGCGTCGACGGCGAGTCACTGATCGCCGATTCGGCGACGCTCGAAAACGCCACCGTCGGGCCGAACAGCCACGTCATGGCGGACGTCTCGCTCGTCGACGTCGCGGTCGAACGAGCCGTGATCTTTCCGGGTGCGAGCGTCGAATCCGGCGTCGTTCGCCGGTCGATCGTCGACGAGGAGGCCGCGCTCTCAGGCGTCGACCTCGAGGACGCGATGGTCGGCGCGTACACCCAGATTCCCGGTCCAGCCAGCCGGGGCGACGATCGCCCAGCCTAG
- a CDS encoding universal stress protein, which translates to MSRFIESILVPTDGSEGAVAGADHGIALASRLGADVHVLSVVDAPDGPSTLDEETLSVFESAAEDAAETVADLAAEFDPDLSVRTTVRSGTPFQSIREYAHRHETDAIVMGTKGRTGLDRFLLGSVTENVLRTAHVPVLAVPPNADPPPVETISFDRLLLPTDGSEGAAIATEWAIALASALDSTVDALYSVDTSRFRSAAEPADVLTALEERGETTLESVRERARDAGVSVTGSVASGAPARVILAYADESPVDAIVMGTHGQTGIGQWFLGSVTENVLRGADVPVWCVPVSATHPQPNE; encoded by the coding sequence ATGAGCCGATTCATCGAATCGATCCTGGTACCGACCGACGGGAGCGAGGGTGCTGTCGCCGGAGCCGACCACGGCATCGCGCTCGCGTCGCGCCTCGGTGCCGACGTTCACGTCCTCTCGGTGGTCGACGCACCCGACGGGCCGTCGACGCTCGACGAGGAAACGCTCTCCGTGTTCGAATCGGCCGCCGAGGACGCTGCCGAGACGGTTGCGGATCTCGCCGCCGAGTTCGATCCGGATCTCTCCGTCAGGACGACCGTCAGGAGCGGAACGCCGTTCCAGTCGATCAGGGAGTACGCCCATCGCCACGAGACCGACGCGATCGTCATGGGGACGAAAGGCCGGACGGGTCTCGATCGCTTCCTCCTCGGGAGCGTCACCGAAAACGTCCTCAGGACGGCTCACGTGCCCGTTCTCGCGGTCCCGCCGAACGCGGACCCTCCGCCGGTCGAGACGATCTCGTTCGACCGCCTGCTGCTTCCGACCGACGGGAGCGAGGGGGCGGCGATCGCGACCGAGTGGGCGATTGCGCTCGCGAGCGCGCTCGACTCGACGGTGGACGCGCTCTACTCGGTCGACACGAGCCGCTTTCGAAGCGCCGCTGAGCCCGCTGACGTCCTCACGGCGCTCGAAGAACGGGGCGAGACGACCCTCGAGTCTGTCCGCGAACGCGCTCGCGACGCCGGCGTCTCCGTCACGGGCTCGGTCGCGAGCGGCGCGCCGGCTCGCGTGATCCTCGCCTACGCGGACGAGTCGCCAGTCGACGCGATCGTCATGGGGACGCACGGACAGACCGGCATCGGCCAGTGGTTTCTGGGGAGCGTTACCGAGAACGTCCTCCGCGGGGCCGACGTCCCGGTGTGGTGTGTCCCGGTGAGCGCGACCCACCCGCAGCCGAACGAGTGA
- a CDS encoding glycosyltransferase, whose translation MHAPSLPDRSIEAYEAVIDVDRLERLRSLASRLDGVRILHVNSTATGGGVAELLRSIVPVCVDLGVDTDWLVMDAEDDFYEVTKAMHNGLQGEGPAFTDEMKATYRRETDRNGAELDEAYDLVVVHDPQPLGMLDRIEETMADAPVVWRCHIDLTDPDDAYLSFVSDYTKRVDHAIFSRSAYVGEMDVPEPSVISPSIDPLAEKNRSLDPDAIATERDRLDPLSFDRPVVAQVSRFDPWKDQFGTLEAYRRASEEIDGLQLALCGGMAGDDPEGLELYERVAGEAVDDPDVHVLTDLTDRAVNVLQTEADVVVQKSIREGFGLVVSEALWKRTPVVGSDVGGIPLQIVDGQTGYLVAADDVAGAADRLVSLLEDDERRTAFGERARDHVRERFLLPRQLEELLSTFVSVLETHS comes from the coding sequence ATGCACGCGCCATCTCTCCCCGATCGGTCGATCGAGGCGTACGAAGCCGTGATTGACGTCGATCGGCTCGAACGCCTTCGATCGCTGGCGAGCCGGCTCGACGGCGTTCGCATCCTCCACGTCAATTCGACCGCGACCGGCGGCGGCGTCGCCGAACTCCTCCGGTCGATCGTCCCGGTCTGTGTCGACCTCGGTGTCGACACCGACTGGCTGGTCATGGACGCCGAGGACGACTTCTACGAGGTGACCAAGGCGATGCACAACGGGCTCCAGGGGGAGGGTCCGGCGTTCACCGACGAGATGAAAGCGACCTACCGCCGGGAAACCGATCGTAACGGGGCCGAACTCGACGAGGCGTACGACCTCGTCGTCGTTCACGATCCCCAGCCGCTCGGGATGCTCGACCGCATCGAGGAGACGATGGCCGACGCGCCGGTCGTCTGGCGCTGTCACATCGACCTGACCGATCCGGACGACGCGTACCTCTCGTTCGTTTCTGACTACACGAAACGGGTCGACCACGCGATATTCAGCCGCTCGGCGTACGTCGGCGAGATGGACGTGCCGGAACCGAGCGTCATCTCCCCGTCGATCGACCCGCTCGCGGAGAAGAACCGCTCGCTCGATCCGGACGCGATCGCGACCGAACGCGACCGCCTCGACCCGCTCTCGTTCGACCGCCCGGTGGTCGCGCAGGTTTCTCGGTTCGATCCGTGGAAAGACCAGTTCGGAACGCTCGAGGCGTACCGTCGCGCCAGCGAGGAGATTGACGGACTACAGCTGGCGCTGTGTGGCGGGATGGCCGGCGACGACCCCGAAGGCCTGGAGTTGTACGAACGGGTGGCCGGCGAGGCCGTCGACGATCCGGACGTCCACGTCCTGACCGACCTGACGGATCGAGCGGTGAACGTCCTGCAGACCGAGGCGGACGTCGTCGTCCAGAAGTCCATCCGCGAAGGCTTCGGACTGGTCGTCTCCGAGGCGCTCTGGAAGCGCACGCCCGTCGTCGGTTCCGACGTCGGCGGTATTCCGTTACAGATCGTCGACGGGCAGACCGGCTACCTCGTCGCGGCCGACGACGTCGCCGGCGCCGCAGACCGCCTCGTTTCGCTTCTCGAAGACGACGAGCGCCGAACAGCGTTCGGTGAACGCGCCAGAGACCACGTTCGCGAACGCTTCCTGCTCCCCCGACAACTCGAAGAGCTACTCTCGACCTTCGTGAGCGTGCTCGAAACGCATTCGTGA
- a CDS encoding secondary thiamine-phosphate synthase enzyme YjbQ, translating into MNIDVETGGRVDVVDVTADVAAAIPDDADGVCTAFVPHTTAGVVINEHERGLCADVETALERLAPRGATYEHDRIDDNADAHLRAMVLGESVTVPIDGGELGLGTWQSILFVECDGPRRRRLRLSVVRE; encoded by the coding sequence ATGAATATCGATGTCGAGACCGGGGGTCGCGTCGACGTCGTCGACGTCACCGCGGACGTGGCGGCGGCGATCCCGGACGACGCAGACGGCGTGTGCACCGCGTTCGTCCCGCACACCACGGCGGGCGTCGTGATCAACGAACACGAGCGAGGATTGTGCGCCGACGTCGAAACGGCGCTCGAACGACTCGCCCCCCGCGGCGCGACGTACGAACACGATCGAATCGACGACAACGCCGACGCCCACTTGCGGGCGATGGTGCTCGGCGAGAGCGTCACGGTTCCGATCGACGGCGGAGAGCTCGGGCTCGGAACGTGGCAGTCGATCCTGTTCGTCGAGTGCGACGGGCCTCGTCGCCGACGGCTCAGACTCTCGGTCGTTCGCGAGTGA
- a CDS encoding phosphotransferase family protein, whose product MTKTARSTAPASVERIVADALGTSVERCERPAVGSVSETFRLALAGSPSLAICKLGGANVWIGDVIEPEVVRLVGETTDLPVPAVLATGSVRGGRLTGDHRWAIYECLDGSNPDPWYRDADPRVRRRIVTDAGDALGRLHAAEPLALDDSFSGDDVTERPDRTGAGHLRHAAVLERTETTLEVAAPASLHGRLHRRLVESVSNAPSGARPVLTHGDFHPGNLLVSETGALSAVLDWGNAHVTRPEYAIARAEVRFVDRYRFPRPERERLRARFRAAYRGRAPLDRGYPDRASAYKRRWLVQSAANLLAVSRTERGRTQLRRQLATVADRID is encoded by the coding sequence ATGACGAAGACGGCCCGATCTACCGCTCCGGCGTCCGTCGAACGGATCGTCGCGGACGCGCTCGGAACGTCCGTCGAGCGCTGTGAGCGTCCGGCCGTCGGCTCCGTCTCTGAGACGTTTCGCCTCGCCCTCGCCGGCTCGCCGTCGCTCGCGATCTGCAAGCTCGGCGGGGCGAACGTCTGGATCGGCGACGTGATCGAACCCGAGGTGGTCCGACTCGTCGGGGAAACGACCGACCTTCCGGTTCCGGCCGTCCTCGCGACGGGTTCGGTTCGCGGGGGTCGGCTCACGGGCGATCACCGGTGGGCGATTTACGAGTGTCTCGATGGATCGAACCCGGATCCGTGGTATCGCGACGCCGATCCGCGGGTGCGCCGTCGGATCGTGACCGACGCCGGCGACGCGCTCGGCCGGCTCCACGCGGCCGAGCCGCTCGCCCTGGATGACTCCTTCTCTGGGGACGACGTCACCGAACGCCCCGACCGGACCGGCGCCGGCCACCTTCGCCACGCAGCCGTCCTCGAGCGCACCGAGACGACGCTAGAGGTGGCCGCGCCCGCATCGCTGCACGGCCGGTTGCACCGCCGACTCGTCGAGTCGGTGTCGAACGCTCCGTCAGGCGCTCGGCCCGTCCTGACCCACGGCGACTTTCACCCCGGAAACCTCCTCGTGAGTGAAACGGGCGCGCTGTCGGCCGTGCTGGACTGGGGCAACGCCCACGTCACCCGGCCGGAGTACGCGATCGCTCGCGCGGAAGTCCGATTCGTCGACCGATACCGATTCCCGAGGCCCGAACGCGAGCGCCTCCGCGCTCGCTTCCGGGCGGCCTATCGGGGCCGCGCCCCGCTCGACCGAGGTTACCCCGACCGCGCCTCGGCGTACAAACGCCGCTGGCTCGTCCAGTCGGCTGCGAACCTCTTGGCCGTCTCTCGAACCGAGCGCGGTCGGACGCAACTGCGACGGCAGCTAGCGACCGTGGCCGACCGGATCGATTGA